The following are encoded together in the Candidatus Eremiobacteraceae bacterium genome:
- the ligD gene encoding non-homologous end-joining DNA ligase: protein MSARTRPPEIPRTAETFDAADGKRRVHLTNLQKPFWKSPTVTKGDLLRYYAAISPWLLPHVRDRAMVMKRYPNGASGEFFFMKHVPDSHPAWLSTCKIKHAGGRIVEFPMVNDLASLLWIVNLGCIDLNQWYACCDDPNRPDYFHFDLDPVPGATFERVCETALAVHDALERLEMPNFAKTTGSRGIHIYVPIKRGPLQKDVWTFSKALAMQIAERSPQLITAVYAKAKRPHGRVLIDYNQNAWGRTLASIYSVRAAKRPTVSAPVTWRELEKGVRLDDFDIGNMVARLRKVGDLWKPLLARTGRVDLAKYL, encoded by the coding sequence GTGAGCGCGAGAACCCGGCCGCCCGAGATTCCCCGGACGGCCGAAACATTCGATGCCGCGGACGGCAAGCGGCGCGTGCATCTCACGAATCTTCAGAAGCCGTTCTGGAAAAGCCCGACGGTCACAAAGGGCGACTTGCTTCGCTACTACGCGGCGATCAGCCCGTGGTTGCTGCCGCATGTCCGCGATCGGGCTATGGTCATGAAGCGCTATCCGAACGGCGCGAGCGGCGAGTTCTTCTTCATGAAACACGTTCCGGACTCGCACCCGGCGTGGCTTTCCACGTGCAAGATCAAGCACGCCGGTGGTCGCATCGTCGAATTCCCGATGGTCAATGATCTCGCGTCGCTGCTCTGGATAGTGAATCTCGGCTGCATTGACCTCAATCAGTGGTATGCGTGCTGCGACGACCCGAACCGCCCTGACTATTTCCATTTCGACCTCGATCCGGTCCCCGGCGCGACGTTCGAGCGCGTTTGCGAGACCGCGCTTGCGGTGCACGACGCGCTGGAGCGATTGGAGATGCCGAACTTCGCCAAGACAACGGGTTCGCGCGGCATTCACATCTACGTGCCGATCAAGCGCGGCCCGCTTCAGAAAGACGTTTGGACGTTTTCCAAAGCCCTCGCGATGCAGATCGCCGAACGGAGTCCGCAGCTTATAACCGCGGTATACGCGAAAGCCAAGCGGCCGCATGGTCGCGTCCTCATCGACTACAATCAGAACGCGTGGGGGCGCACGCTCGCATCCATCTATTCCGTGCGCGCCGCAAAACGTCCGACCGTCTCCGCGCCCGTCACATGGCGTGAACTCGAGAAAGGCGTGCGGTTAGATGACTTCGACATCGGGAATATGGTGGCTAGGCTCCGCAAGGTCGGCGATCTTTGGAAGCCGCTGCTCGCCCGGACCGGGCGCGTCGATCTCGCAAAATATCTGTAG
- a CDS encoding ferritin-like domain-containing protein, whose amino-acid sequence MKLQNLRDLWVDELKDLYHAENQILKALPKMAKAAVDEELRTAFEEHLEQTRGHVERLEQVFEQIDEAPKGKRCKGMEGIIAEGKEMLELDLPEPVGDAALIAAAQRVEHYEIAAYGTVRTYAEILGESDAVALLEETLNEEKETDERLTGIAETVNPEASESEDSADVSSGNRSRNGNGKKSRQPVGAGR is encoded by the coding sequence GTGAAGTTACAAAATTTGCGGGATCTCTGGGTGGACGAACTCAAAGATCTCTATCATGCCGAAAATCAGATCTTAAAAGCGTTGCCGAAAATGGCAAAGGCAGCCGTCGATGAAGAACTCCGGACGGCATTTGAGGAACATCTCGAACAGACGCGCGGCCACGTCGAGCGGCTCGAGCAGGTATTCGAACAGATCGACGAAGCGCCGAAAGGCAAGCGCTGCAAAGGGATGGAGGGCATCATCGCAGAGGGCAAAGAGATGCTCGAGCTGGATCTGCCGGAGCCTGTCGGCGACGCGGCTCTGATCGCCGCAGCGCAGCGAGTTGAGCACTATGAGATCGCGGCATACGGCACGGTGCGGACGTATGCGGAAATTCTCGGAGAGAGCGACGCGGTCGCGCTGCTTGAAGAAACGCTCAATGAAGAGAAAGAGACTGACGAGCGGCTCACCGGCATCGCGGAGACGGTGAATCCGGAGGCATCCGAAAGCGAGGACTCGGCGGACGTGTCGAGCGGCAATCGATCGCGCAACGGCAACGGAAAGAAGAGCAGGCAGCCTGTCGGAGCCGGCCGCTAA
- a CDS encoding aquaporin, which produces MSPTGRPTNAQRFGAEIIGTFFLTFVAAGADVLDHVGGGIGHTARYLAPGLVVAAMIWSLSGISGAHLNPAVTLTFVLRGSFPPKLAGLYVVAQFAGAVAAAATVALAFGSLIDEGVTQPGTGVTPLAAVAWEGLLTALLVFVILATAEEEAVVGKNAALAVGLTVALCGLFSSHMTGASMNPARSFGPALVSGDWRYAWVYIVGPLVGGAVAAALIRPLFGPPGRSGFKAARGKNEE; this is translated from the coding sequence GTGTCGCCTACAGGAAGGCCTACGAATGCGCAGCGGTTCGGGGCTGAGATCATAGGAACGTTCTTTCTGACATTCGTCGCGGCCGGCGCCGACGTGCTCGATCACGTCGGAGGCGGCATCGGCCACACCGCGCGCTACCTCGCGCCCGGCCTTGTCGTCGCGGCGATGATCTGGAGTCTGAGCGGAATCTCCGGCGCGCATCTGAATCCGGCCGTCACGCTCACCTTTGTCTTGCGCGGCTCATTCCCGCCGAAGCTGGCGGGTCTGTACGTCGTCGCCCAATTCGCCGGCGCTGTCGCTGCCGCCGCGACGGTCGCGCTCGCGTTCGGCTCGTTGATCGATGAGGGCGTGACGCAGCCGGGAACGGGGGTCACGCCGCTTGCGGCCGTCGCCTGGGAAGGGCTCCTCACCGCGCTCCTGGTGTTCGTGATTCTCGCCACCGCCGAGGAAGAAGCGGTGGTCGGAAAAAATGCGGCGCTCGCCGTTGGTCTCACTGTCGCCCTGTGCGGCCTGTTCTCCAGTCACATGACCGGCGCATCGATGAACCCCGCGCGATCATTTGGTCCGGCGCTTGTGAGCGGTGATTGGCGATACGCGTGGGTATATATCGTCGGACCGCTGGTCGGCGGCGCGGTCGCTGCGGCGCTCATCCGGCCGCTCTTCGGGCCGCCCGGTCGATCCGGGTTCAAGGCCGCCCGCGGAAAGAATGAGGAATGA
- a CDS encoding DUF488 domain-containing protein, with the protein MAQELLTLGHGTADADELARIIREAAIESVVDVRSFPKSRRHPQFWREEMERWIPDLSGSAYRWEPGLGGFRKSDRESPNIALRHPSFRAYADYMETDGFCTALTDLLAPVGVRIAIMCSETLWWRCHRRLIADAAVLLRGVNAHHLMHNGELRPHIPTAGVRVTETGKLRYDVLFEREPDDEARDGV; encoded by the coding sequence ATGGCGCAGGAGTTGCTCACGCTTGGACACGGAACGGCCGATGCGGACGAACTCGCGCGCATCATCCGCGAGGCTGCGATCGAGTCGGTCGTCGATGTCCGCTCCTTTCCCAAAAGCCGCCGCCATCCGCAGTTCTGGCGTGAAGAGATGGAACGCTGGATCCCCGATTTGAGCGGAAGCGCTTACCGCTGGGAGCCCGGGCTCGGCGGTTTTCGGAAATCCGATCGCGAGAGTCCGAACATCGCACTGCGCCACCCGTCATTTCGCGCGTATGCCGATTACATGGAGACGGACGGTTTTTGCACCGCCCTCACCGACTTGCTTGCGCCGGTCGGCGTGCGAATCGCGATCATGTGTTCCGAGACCCTATGGTGGCGCTGTCATCGCCGGCTGATAGCCGATGCGGCGGTCTTGCTGCGCGGCGTGAACGCGCACCACCTCATGCACAACGGCGAACTGCGACCGCACATCCCGACCGCCGGGGTCCGCGTCACCGAAACCGGCAAACTCCGGTACGATGTGCTCTTCGAGAGGGAACCGGACGACGAGGCGCGAGACGGCGTGTAG
- a CDS encoding DNA polymerase ligase N-terminal domain-containing protein produces MKAKTPKRGDRSDTSIARYDAKRDFKRTPEPTAKRSATNSRSLRFVIQLHDASRLHYDFRLEAAGVLKSWAVPKGPSLDPAAKRLAMRVEDHPLAYRDFEGVIPKGNYGAGEVIVWDRGTYRPQTDVRPEKSIDDGEIKFTLRGKKLRGNFALVKMRARDGVENAWLLIKERDDFVDKRWRATAHAESVKSGRTLDDIRRAKKVATWVSNRSSTEG; encoded by the coding sequence GTGAAGGCGAAGACGCCGAAACGCGGGGATCGCTCGGACACGTCGATCGCACGATACGACGCGAAGCGCGACTTCAAGCGGACACCTGAGCCTACCGCCAAGCGATCCGCGACCAACTCGCGGTCGCTTCGTTTCGTCATCCAGCTGCACGACGCGAGCCGATTGCACTACGATTTCCGCCTCGAAGCCGCGGGCGTGCTCAAATCTTGGGCCGTGCCGAAAGGCCCATCGCTCGACCCTGCGGCTAAACGCCTTGCGATGCGCGTCGAAGATCACCCGCTCGCCTACCGCGATTTCGAAGGCGTCATACCCAAAGGGAATTACGGCGCAGGAGAAGTCATCGTCTGGGATCGCGGCACGTACCGGCCGCAAACCGACGTGCGCCCGGAGAAGTCGATCGACGACGGTGAGATCAAGTTCACGCTGCGCGGGAAAAAGCTCCGCGGCAACTTCGCGTTGGTGAAGATGCGCGCGCGCGATGGCGTGGAGAATGCGTGGCTGCTGATCAAAGAGCGCGACGACTTCGTCGACAAACGCTGGCGGGCGACCGCGCACGCCGAGTCCGTCAAGAGCGGCCGCACGCTGGACGATATCCGGCGTGCCAAAAAGGTAGCCACGTGGGTCTCGAATCGATCGTCGACCGAAGGCTGA
- a CDS encoding inorganic diphosphatase, with protein sequence MSRVNATHFERIPTFPNPKDKNIVHAIIETPRNIRHKFALEPKYGILKLKQTIAQGLAWPYDYGFVPQTLADDGDPTDIVFLSDAPTFPGCLVEARILGIIRLKKNGVENDRIVACPLRMDGVAQNTDKYDDIKDIPKETLESLCRFLVEYSSDEDNTITFEGVRSRKKAKKSVGEGITAYRARRHAKKKG encoded by the coding sequence ATGAGCAGAGTCAACGCGACCCATTTTGAGCGCATCCCGACATTCCCGAATCCGAAGGACAAGAATATCGTCCACGCGATCATCGAGACGCCGCGCAACATCCGCCACAAGTTCGCGCTCGAACCGAAGTACGGCATCCTCAAGCTCAAGCAGACGATCGCGCAAGGTCTCGCGTGGCCTTACGACTACGGTTTTGTGCCCCAGACGCTGGCCGACGACGGCGATCCCACAGATATCGTCTTCCTCAGCGACGCGCCGACGTTCCCGGGGTGTCTCGTCGAAGCGCGCATTCTCGGCATCATCCGTCTCAAGAAGAACGGCGTCGAGAACGACCGGATCGTGGCCTGTCCGCTTCGGATGGACGGCGTCGCCCAGAACACCGACAAGTACGACGATATCAAAGACATCCCGAAGGAAACGCTTGAGAGCCTTTGCCGCTTCTTGGTCGAGTATTCGTCCGACGAAGACAACACGATCACATTCGAGGGCGTTCGATCTCGTAAAAAGGCCAAGAAGTCGGTGGGTGAGGGAATAACCGCCTACCGGGCACGGCGTCACGCCAAGAAAAAGGGCTGA
- a CDS encoding Ku protein, producing MAHAIWSGAINFGLVSIPVRLVTAVRTNDLSFHMLHGKDKGRIHNERVCDHCHKKVEWADLVKGYELDDGKYVIMEDKDFEAARPELTKSIDIEQFVDAAEVDPRMYETPYYLEPEKKAQHAYSVLREALEKSGKVGIARIVLRTREHLAALKPYDTALVLELMHFEGELVPAEDVDVPTKKDKVSAGEMKAAMMLIDAMAGTFEPKEYTDTYRQTMLKTLQDKAKGKKIVAQKKAAPAQEQNLDDIAAALQRSLAARSKKSKPEAEKPKTKADKTKTRRTTART from the coding sequence ATGGCACATGCGATTTGGAGCGGCGCGATCAATTTCGGATTGGTCTCGATACCTGTTCGGCTCGTGACCGCGGTTCGCACGAACGACCTCTCGTTTCACATGCTCCATGGAAAAGATAAAGGCCGTATCCATAACGAGCGTGTGTGCGATCATTGCCACAAGAAAGTCGAATGGGCGGATCTCGTCAAAGGCTACGAACTCGACGACGGCAAGTACGTCATCATGGAAGACAAAGACTTCGAAGCGGCGCGGCCGGAACTGACGAAGTCCATCGACATCGAGCAATTCGTCGATGCGGCCGAAGTCGACCCGCGCATGTACGAGACGCCGTACTATCTGGAGCCCGAGAAGAAGGCCCAGCATGCATATTCGGTCCTACGTGAGGCGCTGGAGAAATCCGGCAAGGTCGGCATTGCGCGCATCGTGCTCCGCACGCGCGAGCATCTCGCGGCTCTGAAACCGTACGACACCGCGCTTGTCTTAGAGCTCATGCACTTCGAAGGCGAACTCGTGCCGGCCGAAGACGTCGACGTGCCCACAAAAAAAGACAAAGTCTCCGCGGGCGAGATGAAGGCGGCGATGATGCTGATCGACGCCATGGCCGGAACGTTCGAACCGAAAGAGTACACGGACACGTACCGGCAGACCATGCTCAAAACGCTGCAGGACAAAGCCAAAGGCAAGAAGATCGTCGCGCAGAAAAAAGCCGCGCCGGCGCAAGAGCAGAACTTGGACGACATCGCGGCCGCGCTGCAGCGCAGCCTTGCGGCGCGCAGCAAGAAGTCGAAGCCTGAGGCTGAGAAGCCGAAGACGAAGGCCGACAAGACGAAGACGAGGCGGACGACGGCGCGCACGTGA
- the ligD gene encoding non-homologous end-joining DNA ligase codes for MKRPPSARDRYAPMLPTAVERPFDSPDWLFETKWDGVRAICVVTHRDVTASSRTGQELTRAFPELVELRKAFSLLPIVVDGEIVSLDRKGRSSFQRLQPRINRLRASENGAVQIKFMAFDVLSMGAHDVRKQPLEVRKDLLKKAIVRGNSRIAFSAHVTGRGIRLFEKARSQGIEGIIAKRRASQYHAGRTREWLKIKVTDSQEFVICGWTEPRGGRSHFGSILLGIHDRGELVYAGHAGTGFDENALAGLHEKMARLETKRCPFRVIPAVNSPVHWMRPKLVAEVKFGEWTRDNVLRQPVYLGLRVDKRPEDCVRVHERS; via the coding sequence GTGAAACGCCCGCCGAGCGCGCGCGACAGATACGCGCCGATGTTGCCGACCGCCGTCGAGCGGCCGTTCGACTCGCCCGATTGGTTGTTCGAGACGAAGTGGGATGGCGTCCGCGCGATCTGCGTGGTGACGCACCGTGATGTGACGGCGAGCTCGCGAACCGGACAAGAGCTCACGCGGGCGTTTCCGGAACTCGTCGAACTTCGGAAGGCGTTCAGTCTGCTGCCCATCGTCGTAGACGGCGAAATCGTCAGTCTCGATCGAAAAGGGCGCTCGTCGTTCCAGCGTCTTCAACCCCGCATCAACCGATTGCGCGCGTCCGAGAACGGCGCTGTTCAGATCAAGTTCATGGCATTTGACGTTCTCTCGATGGGCGCACATGACGTGCGTAAACAACCGCTCGAAGTGCGCAAGGACCTCCTGAAGAAGGCGATCGTCCGCGGAAATTCGCGCATCGCGTTTTCAGCGCACGTGACCGGCAGAGGTATCCGGCTGTTCGAAAAGGCGCGCAGTCAAGGCATCGAAGGCATCATCGCGAAGCGCCGCGCCTCGCAATATCACGCCGGGCGGACGCGCGAGTGGCTCAAAATCAAAGTGACCGATAGCCAGGAATTCGTGATCTGTGGTTGGACCGAACCCCGCGGTGGCCGAAGTCATTTCGGATCGATATTGTTGGGCATCCATGACCGCGGTGAACTAGTGTACGCCGGTCACGCGGGAACCGGGTTTGATGAGAACGCCCTGGCTGGACTCCACGAAAAGATGGCCCGCCTCGAGACAAAACGCTGTCCGTTTCGTGTCATCCCGGCCGTGAATTCGCCCGTGCACTGGATGCGGCCCAAATTAGTGGCGGAAGTGAAATTCGGCGAATGGACGCGCGACAACGTGCTGCGGCAGCCGGTGTATCTCGGTCTGCGCGTTGACAAACGGCCGGAAGACTGCGTGCGAGTCCACGAGCGCTCATGA
- a CDS encoding choice-of-anchor tandem repeat GloVer-containing protein: MGLTKRFGAFSVAAIAVSIALLQSGASSAAGTYSLVYRFSGGNDGGNAATGLTFDSSGNAYGTAVIGGLYGCGVVFKLTPTSPSTWQESVLYNFTCGSDGKNPHGGVTLNSKGDLFGTTTAGGSGGACTGDGCGVVYELTPAGERVLYNFTGGNDGFGPGGAVSFDKQGRLYGTTPDGGAYSQGVVYRLTHSAGSWHFNVIHAFTGGADGGVGSLGALLIDNSNTIYGVTELGGAHSAGTVYKLAPESGGTYDLTTLYAFKGMPDAGFAYGGLLADASGDLFGTTYYGGTKGAGSVFELSPAGMRTWKEHVIYSFTGGMDGGSPTSTLVFDGAGDLLGTTSAGGNSGCSCGTVFKISDASHVETVLHRFGAIGDGMNPYYGLSLAPNGWYLASTVAGGPSGQGVIFRIKP; this comes from the coding sequence ATGGGACTCACAAAGAGGTTCGGTGCGTTTTCCGTTGCGGCGATCGCCGTCTCGATCGCACTGCTTCAATCGGGAGCTTCCTCCGCCGCCGGGACCTATTCGCTCGTCTATCGTTTCAGCGGCGGTAACGACGGCGGGAATGCGGCGACGGGCTTGACCTTCGATTCCAGCGGCAATGCGTACGGCACGGCGGTGATCGGCGGGCTGTATGGATGCGGCGTGGTCTTCAAACTCACCCCAACGTCTCCGTCCACGTGGCAGGAGTCGGTGCTCTATAATTTCACGTGCGGCTCGGACGGCAAGAACCCTCATGGCGGCGTGACGCTCAATAGCAAGGGTGACCTCTTCGGAACCACGACCGCGGGCGGTTCGGGCGGCGCCTGCACCGGCGACGGTTGCGGAGTAGTCTATGAGTTGACGCCGGCGGGCGAGCGGGTGCTCTATAACTTCACGGGCGGCAACGATGGTTTCGGCCCCGGCGGCGCCGTCTCGTTCGATAAGCAGGGCCGGCTGTACGGAACGACGCCGGATGGCGGAGCGTACTCACAAGGCGTGGTCTATCGACTCACGCACTCCGCCGGATCGTGGCACTTCAATGTCATTCATGCGTTCACCGGCGGCGCGGACGGCGGTGTCGGATCGCTCGGTGCCCTCCTCATCGACAACTCGAATACCATCTACGGAGTGACGGAGCTTGGCGGTGCGCATTCAGCCGGAACGGTATACAAACTCGCGCCGGAATCGGGCGGTACGTACGACCTCACGACGCTGTATGCGTTCAAGGGCATGCCGGATGCGGGTTTCGCGTATGGCGGTCTGCTCGCCGACGCGAGCGGCGACCTTTTCGGCACGACGTACTACGGCGGCACAAAAGGCGCCGGATCTGTCTTCGAACTCAGTCCGGCCGGCATGCGCACTTGGAAAGAGCACGTGATCTACAGCTTCACGGGCGGCATGGACGGCGGCTCGCCGACGAGCACGCTCGTCTTCGACGGTGCGGGCGATCTGCTCGGTACGACGTCCGCCGGCGGCAACAGCGGCTGCTCGTGCGGCACCGTTTTCAAGATCAGCGACGCCTCGCATGTGGAGACCGTCTTGCACCGTTTTGGCGCGATCGGCGACGGTATGAACCCATACTACGGTCTGTCTCTGGCGCCGAACGGATGGTATCTCGCATCGACCGTCGCCGGAGGTCCATCCGGCCAGGGCGTGATCTTCAGAATCAAACCGTGA
- a CDS encoding SRPBCC domain-containing protein encodes MRGVHAAMPTVDTRAIEREITIKAKPETIFPYLTDPAQLQRWFPVEATTDVRVGGTYRLVMSKRDYIASGTYVEVTPPTRLVFTFGWEGDDQPTPAGSSTVEITLTPVGSDTIVKLTHRGLGSDESRQNHGEGWAKYLKRLAIAATGGDPGPDEM; translated from the coding sequence ATGAGAGGGGTTCACGCCGCCATGCCGACAGTCGACACTCGAGCAATCGAACGAGAAATAACCATAAAGGCAAAACCTGAGACGATCTTCCCCTATCTGACGGATCCCGCACAGCTGCAGCGCTGGTTTCCTGTCGAGGCCACGACAGATGTCCGCGTCGGAGGAACCTACCGGCTCGTGATGTCGAAAAGAGATTACATCGCCAGCGGCACGTACGTCGAAGTGACGCCGCCCACGAGGTTGGTCTTCACGTTCGGCTGGGAAGGCGACGATCAACCCACGCCCGCCGGATCGAGCACGGTCGAGATCACGCTGACGCCTGTCGGTTCGGACACGATCGTGAAGCTCACGCATCGCGGTCTTGGATCAGACGAATCGCGGCAAAACCACGGCGAAGGCTGGGCGAAATATCTCAAACGGCTGGCGATTGCCGCGACCGGCGGTGATCCAGGCCCGGACGAGATGTGA
- a CDS encoding FAD-dependent oxidoreductase: MIADARTSVCIVGGGPAGMMLGYLLARSGIHVTVLEKHADFFRDFRGDTIHPSTLDVIDQLGLLDGLLELPHQEVRSLGAQIGANSVQIADFSHVPARCRFIALMPQWDLLDFIARQGRKYPSFHLAMNAAATDLVFDGSGKVVGVNVSTPEGAQTIFADLTVGADGRHSLAREKAELEVRDFGAPMDVLWFRLSRRREDPSLAFGRLDHGKMMIMIDRGDYWQCGYLIRKGDFVAIRERGVAEFRASLSSLAPFLVDRVVEIRDWEDVKLLTVVVNRLRRWYRSGLLCIGDAAHAMSPIGGVGINLAVQDAVATANILTQPLQRSAVDDDDLRAVQRRREWPTRLTQGLQIFIQNRLIDKILGRDVPFAPPWPLRLLDRWPLLRRLPARAIGIGFRPERVVSVSPIRVQ, from the coding sequence GTGATCGCGGACGCGCGAACTTCCGTCTGTATCGTTGGCGGCGGGCCGGCCGGCATGATGCTCGGCTATCTCCTGGCCAGATCTGGAATCCATGTGACCGTGCTGGAAAAGCACGCCGATTTCTTTCGCGACTTCCGCGGCGACACGATTCATCCGTCGACGCTTGACGTGATCGACCAGCTCGGGTTGCTCGACGGACTTCTGGAGCTCCCGCACCAGGAGGTGAGATCGCTCGGTGCGCAGATCGGTGCGAATTCCGTCCAGATCGCGGATTTCAGTCATGTGCCGGCGCGCTGCCGCTTCATCGCGTTGATGCCGCAGTGGGATCTCTTGGATTTCATCGCGCGTCAGGGCAGAAAATATCCCAGCTTTCATCTGGCGATGAATGCGGCGGCTACCGATCTAGTGTTCGACGGCTCGGGCAAAGTCGTCGGCGTGAACGTCAGCACGCCTGAGGGCGCGCAGACGATTTTCGCGGATCTGACGGTCGGAGCCGACGGTCGCCACTCGCTCGCGCGCGAAAAGGCCGAGCTCGAAGTCCGGGATTTCGGCGCGCCGATGGATGTCCTGTGGTTTCGGCTCTCGCGCCGGCGCGAGGATCCGAGTCTCGCCTTCGGGCGGCTGGACCACGGCAAGATGATGATCATGATCGACCGCGGCGACTACTGGCAATGCGGCTACCTCATCCGCAAAGGCGATTTCGTCGCGATCCGCGAGCGCGGCGTCGCAGAATTCCGTGCTTCGCTTTCCTCACTTGCTCCTTTCCTTGTCGACCGCGTCGTCGAGATCCGCGATTGGGAGGACGTGAAACTGCTCACCGTCGTCGTCAACCGCCTTCGAAGATGGTACCGTTCGGGCTTGCTCTGCATTGGAGATGCGGCACACGCCATGTCGCCCATCGGAGGAGTCGGCATCAATCTTGCCGTTCAAGATGCCGTCGCGACCGCGAATATCCTCACACAACCGTTGCAGCGCTCGGCCGTAGATGATGATGATCTTCGTGCGGTGCAGCGACGCCGCGAATGGCCGACTCGCCTCACGCAAGGGCTGCAAATCTTCATCCAAAACCGGCTGATCGATAAGATATTGGGGCGCGACGTTCCGTTCGCGCCGCCGTGGCCGCTGCGGCTGTTAGACCGCTGGCCGCTTCTCCGCCGCTTACCGGCGCGCGCCATCGGCATCGGCTTTCGGCCCGAACGCGTCGTTTCCGTCTCTCCGATTCGGGTACAATGA
- a CDS encoding class I SAM-dependent methyltransferase — MAHVARYHDSAAHNPRRTSTSDGIDAASELLSILFCGIENAPNVSLADGSMLYGGSSPRASLILSDLSVLRDILIAASDVRAGEAFVRGDIRVDGDLESAIGSLEDARAVRSARELSRIVQLAIGLKGSAQSPNVKAAREPARLRGRLHSRARDRAAVEYHYNVSNEFYALWLDSDMTYSCAYFRSPSDTLDVAQQSKFDLIARKLRLAQGDRFLDIGCGWGGLIRFAAREYGARAVGITLSSRQAEYARSRIRDEGLANVCSVELVDYRDLSQLGSFDKIASVGMVEHVGAASLREYFNAAYRGLADGGLFLNHGIVSQAPEPTGLRRLVEHAIGSGLRGFVGRYVFPDGDLLRLDRAASAAANAGFETLDIENLRPHYATTLRHWVRRLENNEARARALVGDATYNTWRLYMAGSARGFAVGRMGVVQMLLAKRDARGAIKAPATRDDIYAMSASARQIG; from the coding sequence ATGGCGCATGTAGCACGATACCACGATTCAGCCGCACACAACCCGCGCCGGACCTCGACGTCCGATGGCATCGACGCCGCGTCCGAACTGCTGAGCATCCTTTTCTGCGGCATCGAGAACGCGCCCAACGTCAGCCTCGCGGATGGAAGCATGCTTTACGGCGGATCGTCGCCGCGCGCTAGTCTGATCCTGAGCGATCTCTCCGTCTTGCGCGATATCCTCATCGCCGCGTCGGATGTGCGCGCGGGCGAAGCGTTTGTGCGCGGAGACATCCGCGTCGACGGCGATCTGGAGAGCGCGATCGGGAGTCTGGAAGATGCGCGCGCCGTCCGTTCGGCGCGCGAGCTGTCGCGAATCGTCCAACTCGCGATCGGATTGAAAGGGTCCGCGCAATCGCCGAACGTGAAAGCGGCGCGCGAGCCGGCACGGCTTCGCGGCAGGCTCCACTCTCGCGCGCGCGATAGAGCGGCGGTCGAGTACCACTACAACGTCTCGAACGAGTTTTACGCGCTGTGGCTCGATTCGGATATGACCTATTCGTGTGCGTACTTCCGTTCGCCGTCGGATACGCTCGACGTCGCACAGCAGAGCAAGTTCGACCTTATCGCGCGCAAACTGCGGCTGGCGCAAGGCGACCGTTTTTTGGATATCGGTTGCGGTTGGGGCGGTTTGATCCGCTTCGCGGCGCGGGAGTACGGAGCGCGTGCGGTCGGTATCACGCTGAGCAGCCGACAAGCCGAATACGCGCGCTCACGGATCCGCGACGAAGGTCTGGCAAACGTCTGCTCGGTCGAGCTCGTCGACTATCGCGATCTGTCGCAGCTCGGCAGCTTTGACAAGATCGCGAGCGTCGGCATGGTCGAGCACGTCGGCGCCGCGAGCCTACGGGAGTACTTCAATGCGGCATATCGCGGGCTCGCCGATGGCGGTCTCTTCCTCAACCACGGCATTGTGAGCCAAGCGCCCGAACCGACAGGGCTTCGGAGACTTGTCGAGCATGCGATAGGGTCCGGACTGCGCGGTTTTGTCGGTCGATATGTGTTTCCCGATGGCGATCTCTTGCGCCTCGATCGCGCCGCCTCGGCGGCAGCGAACGCCGGCTTTGAGACCCTCGACATCGAAAATCTGCGGCCGCATTACGCGACCACTTTGCGTCACTGGGTCCGACGGCTCGAAAACAATGAAGCGCGAGCTCGCGCGCTGGTCGGCGATGCGACCTACAACACATGGCGGCTCTATATGGCCGGATCGGCGCGCGGATTTGCGGTCGGCAGAATGGGCGTTGTGCAAATGCTGCTCGCGAAACGCGATGCGCGCGGCGCGATCAAGGCACCCGCGACTCGCGACGACATCTACGCAATGAGCGCGAGCGCTCGCCAAATCGGCTAG
- a CDS encoding DUF6496 domain-containing protein: MPGKKKSGSTRKYGKTAGKKVKRAMHEMKEGKLKSGRSGKKVKSRKQAIAIGLSEARKSGGKVPKKKSS; this comes from the coding sequence ATGCCTGGTAAGAAAAAGTCGGGTTCGACGCGGAAATACGGAAAGACGGCGGGTAAAAAAGTCAAGCGCGCGATGCATGAGATGAAGGAGGGCAAGCTCAAGTCGGGGCGCTCGGGCAAGAAGGTGAAGAGCCGCAAGCAGGCCATCGCGATCGGTCTCTCCGAGGCGAGAAAGAGCGGCGGAAAGGTACCAAAAAAGAAATCGTCGTGA